One Dunckerocampus dactyliophorus isolate RoL2022-P2 chromosome 15, RoL_Ddac_1.1, whole genome shotgun sequence genomic window, AGACGAAATTCGCTGCAACAGTGTGCAATGTTGGTGacataccaaataaaatacactctgttttgctgtcatttaaatGTAGAAAGTTCTGATCCAGCCACTGCTTTACGTCAGTAATACAATCAAGCAGCCTAGTGGGAGCAGTATTGTCAGTGGGTCTAATAGGCAGATATATCTGCAGGTCGTCAGCATAGAGATGAAAAGACAAATTATGTCTTTCCAAAATTGAACCCAGGGGTAATAAATACAGCGAAAACAGAACAGGGCCAAGGATGGATCCCTGTGGCACCCCGCACGAGAGGGACGCATGGGAGGAGCAGAGGTCACCGATCATAACGGAGAAGCTCCTATTAGCCAGGTATGACCTAAACCACTGGAGAGCAATGCCTTGGATACCGACACAGCGCTCTAGGCGGGATACAAGGACTGCATGGTCAACTGTATCAAAGGCCGCTGTGAGGTCCAGCAGCACCAACACAGCAGGATTCCCAGCATCAACAGACAGGGCAATGTCATTGTGCACCTTTAACAGCGCCGACTCAGTGCTATGTCGGGATCTAAAACCAGACTGGAATTTATCAAGAAGAGAGTTCATCTCTAGGAAAGTTTGTAACTgagtaaaaacaactttttctaaaACCTTTGAAAGAAAGGGCAAGTGTGAGACAGGCCTAAAATTGGACAGCACAGAGGGGTCGAGATGAGGTTTTTTTAGGAGGGGTCTAACCACAGCATGTTTGAAGGCAGCTGGGACAGATCCTAAGTTAAGACAGGTGTttataaaaacaagcaaacttgACCCAACAGAATTAAAAACCTCTTTTAAAAACGTGGCTGGGATGACATCTAGGGGACAGTTAGTGGGTTTCATGCCACTAACCACCTTGGTAAGAGACACCAGAGAAATGGTCTCAAACCGCTCAAAGACGGCAGTCTGTGCAGGAGGACCATGTACATCCTCAGAAGACATCCCTGAGCTGCTGATGTTCTTCCTGATAGATGCCACTTTGTCAGAGAACAATGAGACAAACTCTTCACATGTTGTAGTGGTGGCATCAGACAGAATAGTGGGGTGTGGGTTAATAACAGAGTCAATGGTTTTAAATAAGAGTCTTGGTTGGTGAGAGCTGTTGGTTATAATGGAGGACAGATATTTGGACTTGGCCTCCTTCAGGGCTCTCTGATAGGTGGCCAATCTGTCCCTCAACCAACCCAGGGAAACATGCAATCTGTCTTTTTTCCACGGCCGTTCAGCCTGTCTACATTGTTGTCTGAGCAGCCGGGTGTGGTCATTCAACCAGGGATCAGACTtggttttagtgtttttttgccGAAAAGGGGCAGCAGAGTCCAGAATCTCAGTACATGTAGAATGGAAGGTGGAGAGTAGGCTGTCTGGACAAAGAGGAGGAACCAGCCTAGTGACAGTATGGAGCTGAGAGTCCCTGAAGGCAGCAGCAAACTCTCCAGCTGTTAATGGACTGAAGATGCGGCGTCTGAGGGCTGAAGAAACAGGCTTATTGGCAGGTGGGGGGGCAGCAAAGTCAAAGATGATGGGGAAGTGATCAGATATAGCTGTGTCTACAATTTCTCTGAGGGAAACAGAAAGCCCACGAGAGACGACTAGGTCCAGAGTGTGGCCATGGTCATGTGTTGGTGCATTAACAGACTGAGTGAGGCCAAAGGAGTCCAAAAGCTTTTTAAACTCATTAGCCATTTGGTTTGTTGCACAACAAACATGAATATTAAAGTCCCCACAGATCAACAGACTATCAAACTTTGGGATAAAGTCAGACAGAAATTCAGAAAATTCCTGTAGAAAGTCCTTATTAAATTTAGGTGGGCGATAGACTGTGGCGCACAGCACGGGGCGGATGAAGTCGATCACAAACAGCTGCAGCTCAAAGCTAGAAAAATTATTCGCCGTTATTATTCTGCATCTGAAGCTGTCCTTGAATATAGCAGCCAAGCCGCCGGGTGGGAGGAGCTCCGAGAAGGCGCTGTTCTCCCCTGGTTTCAACCAGGTCTCAGTCAGCAGGAGGAAATCCAGGTCATGAGTCATGAAGAAGTCATTcagaataaatgttttattcGTAAGAGATCTGATGTTAATCAGCGCGGTATGAACCGAGCGTCAGCCAGGTGAGGGAGGCGGCTGAGCAAGTGGAGATTCGCCGGCACACAGCCCCGCTGGGAGATCCGCACGGGCCGACAACACGGAAGCAGCGCCTCGGTGTCATGGAGGACCGGCCGGAGCCATCGATATCTGAGCTCAGTGGAACCCCGTAGATCGTAGCCTCTGTAGTCAGAGGAGGATCCAGCTGGTTTGCGATAGGTATCGTGACGGGAAGACGCCAAGTAGGATTTCAGCTTGGTAAGCACTCCTCCGCGTCTTCCGCGTTTTCTGCGGCGGTTGTTGCGGGGAAGGCAGCAGGGAAGTCACAGCAGATGTGGAGGTATGGACGCCAGGAAAGGCGGAGGCGACTTTGAATGTCCACCAAAGTGACATAAAGACACGTTCTCCAAAGACTCACAAATATTAAGAAGTGTCAGGCGATCGTACACCTGCAGCGATGAGACACTCCTTATAGCAAACAGCACACACAATATGAAGAgcgaaaaaaacagcagaggcagACGGACAGCCAAACACAGGGGCGCCATCTTTTTGTGGCAATGAAAGAAACTTCATATGAATTTTCatatgaatctaatgacttgaaccaaattatagatggtttggtggggatcatggaaaacagataattaacctttggtaaaatcatcattttcacggtggatactctgcctgtaagtgagatgggcaaggttctccaacgtgcaagatcatcctctattgacttcaatagcgtagtataattcaagcggatcaggtctgacaggttggaggaaatgttaatacccaaatacttaatgttccctgaacacagtggtatagagggggtgctctggaaaccaaagttaatgggcagtactgtggacttagaccagttaatggagtaatctgagaaggtgctataatgttaatgagtgagatagattggtgaagtgaagaatgtgaattatctaggaagagtaatacatcatcagcataaaggcttatcttatgatgaacatttgtggtgtggatccctttaatatttatatgttgtcgaattgcagctgcaagaggttcgataaagatagcaaatagtgagggagagagtggacacccttgcctagtacctctttgtaaagtaaattctggagagatgtgattgttggtccgaacagaggccttcggggtgttgtatagtattttaatccatgttctaaatgaatctccaaagccaaatttttgtagtgttgcaaagagaaatttccagtttactctgtcaaatgctttttcagcatccaatgagacaattgtggtttctaaattatggatgatagagtaatcaatcagattgattagacggcgtacgttgctagttgagtttctccccttgttaaatcctgattgatcagggtgtattatatgaggggtaactttgtccagccttatagctaacgctttgcatattattttaagatctgcattaatcagtgaaattggacgataactggaaggtggtgttgggtccttatccggtttcagcaggagactgattgtagctgagttcatgtttggaggcaagcatgaactgtctttaatttccaaaaccattctaagaaatactGGGGctagtaatgaccagaatgttttataaaactcggcagggaaaccgtcaggtcctggtgctttgttattcggcaaccggtgtagagcgttatggagttctattaatgaaatgggtacatctaagttggtcacctgttcgtcatttaatttggtaattctatggtgttgagaaatgtttcgatatctgggagagatggtttaatctgaggtgtatatagatttttataaaagctcctaaagacggaattaatttcctccgggaggtgagtgatatgacctcctgagtttctcatggaggagatagagcttttttctttattgacttttagttggttagctaagtattttctgtgtttattgccatgctcaaacttttccaaacgtagtctctgcagttggaactgaattttcttgtcagtaatttcttttaagtctagtttcagtttccttaggttacttaggatatgctcatcttgtgagtcagcatgagcagtttcgaggagttggatttttttctccaactctgatactagtaatctctctttctttttcttatatgatgaatatgaaatggtttttccacgcattactgcttttgctgtctcccacagaatactagccgaggTCCCaggttggtcattgaagtctaaaaacattgtccactctctttcaaagtattttaggaagtctgagtcttttagtaatgatgtatttaatctccagcatctagtaggagcgctcatagtttggttagtgagaaaaagagagacgggggcgtggtcactaatggtgatagggtgtatgtgaatgtttgagatgtctgatatgactgagttgcttgtcaaaaagtagtcaatacgagagtaggtgtggtgcactggtgagaaataagtatattccctgtgagtagggtgataagagcgccaagcatcacaaagaccaaaatcattcatgtatttcttcagtatcgatgttgattgagactcacgatgtctcccagctgggctagacctgtccacttctgggttaaatactaagttgaggtcccctcccaagatcatacttgtatccaaatgtgcagagagagaggaaaagaaggcatgaaagaaggcgtcaacattcggaccatatatgttggcaatgcagaaatgtacattatcaacagatatgttcattattatatatctcccttctgtgtctgtaatagtgttgtggagtgtaaaattcaccctcctgttaattaaaatagctacccctctctgtttggagttgtaacttgctaaatatgtgtgtgggaactgtggtgagtgaagtgtatggacagctgacttggacatgtgagtctcttggaATAAGACATCATGACTTATTTGACAAGTTCTTCTGTTGACCAGCAAGCAAGACGAGACCCTTGTCCCACCCAACACAGAGACCCTGgacgccccccaccccctcactAAGCAACAGAGGGTGGTCCAGGTCGGTGGCTTCTTCTGTCTCATCAAGTGTGCGTGTGACACTCTGAAGGTAACAAGATGCTTCCTGTGCTCGTTCAGGCGGTGAAGAAGGTTGGGAGGGCTCTCTCTCATTGGCTAAACAGGGACCATGTGACTGTGAGCAGGCGGGGGACGGATGAGGAGGAGCAGGCGGAGCTCCATCTCTTCACCATCTCACACTCATCCAAACTTGACCTCCATCTGCACAGCTGCTGGAACATGTTCATCATGGTGAGGAGGACCCTCGCTCACCGCCTCTTTGCCACTactatcagtgtgtgtgtgtgcgcgtgtttaGAGGTCCACCTTGGCCTTAGAGTCACTCCACACACCTTCATCTGACCCCTTCCTGCAATTACCAGCCCCAAACCTCCGTAACGACATGTTTTCTAAAACACTTGTACACGTAGTGGTTATGGTGCCCCCCGGTGGTCTGGCGTGCACATGACAGCCGGCTACAGTCTACACCAGCCAGCGGTATGCGGACCACTAGCATaccatagcatagcatagcatacatACTGGAGCCACTGAATAAATATTTAGTAGATGAAAGTCATTTCTATCAAGCCAGACAATAAAAGGAACAATTAGTTTTATTCAAATGTGGGCGTATGGATATTTGATGACTAATACTAGGCCGTGTTCAACAACACAAAAGCAGGAATATGATTATGTTATTGAGAAAGTTATCATTGGAAGTGCAGATGGACCAGGGATTACTAtttctgagtgtgtgtgcgtgtgtgcccaGCTGGGAGCGCATGTCTCACCTGTACGACGACCTGAGCAGTGAGTTTCTGTAGACAGGAAGCAGAGAGAGTTCGTACGTGCTTCTGCAGGAACTGAACGCAGCCGTCCGCCGCCACGTGGCTCTGCCTGGCATCTTCTGGAGGGTGAGGTATTTGAAGGTCATGAATATTCTACCCAGAGCATTGATGGAGCTGATTTGTGCGTGTCAGTGTGGGGAGATGTGCGACTTCCTGGTGGAGTCTCTGGAGGAATGTCTCTGTGGACGTCCCACAATTGATCAGCTACTGTAAGCttcgcacgtgtgtgtgtgtgttagtgcaCGTGCCCACGTGTCCTCTCTCTGTCCTCAGGCTGAGCACTCTGATCGTCCAAACGTTGGCCATCATGTTCCAAGAGACGGACACTGAAGCAGCCAGACTCAGCATGCTCTCCACCAAAAAGCAATTCATATATTCTTCTAAAATGTCGCTGTTCGTTTAAGACGAGCCTTCTTTGCAGAGGTGCCCGGGCCTCCAGGATACTGCTCGCCTTGGTCTGTGACCCAGAAGTGTCCTCACGGAACACATCTCAGGTGAACCAGGCCAGACGACATGTAATTTAACTCAAAGTCCAAACAACTTTCTTAAAAGCTTCTTTCGGTTTGAAGCCTTTAATGGCCGCCTACCTGGCTTCTCTTTGAGATGATGCAGATGGGACACTAGAGTTCTGAACCAACATGACGTGTCTCAGGCCAACAGGCGTGGAGGACACTTTCTGTATGTCAGCTGGACGCTACAAGTCCTGCAGGACCATCCTCACATGGTACCGTCACATGACAAGTCATTTAATATCTGCATGTGCCGAGCATGGTcatagatgaccacaatgtatcccacttgGCATCTTCTGCCGTTATTGTGCTTAACATCTCTCTGCAGCCGTCCTTTTCTCACCTCCCAGGCCTGTCAGGTGGCCCTGGTCGTGTCGGACCGCAGGAGTCCATATTGAGTCCGCTGCAAAGTGTCCTCCTGTTCCAACGCTGCCGCCTCCTGCTGGCCTTTCTGCAGCACAGCACTGGCCCAGCACCTGCGGGCCCACGTCATGGAGGAGTTCAGGTCGGTATCGAGCGGGTCAAGAAGCCAACCTGAGAGACCAAAAGATGGCGGTGATGACAAGTTCCCCTGGCAGGTACTTTGTGAAACTGTCGTGTGTCCAAGAGAAGCTCCCCCCTCACTACCTCATCAGCAGGACCACCCTCCACATGCTGCAGGAGTTGGTGACCTTCATCCTGCACACACTTCCTGCTTCTGACAGTGTGCCCTCTCTATGCAAATGAACAGTTTTCATGCTTCCATCTACATTTATCAACCACTGTATTGAACCATAGAAGATGACCCATCAACCAGAACATCCAAATCTTACTCACACTCCTCATCCAAATCTTAAGAAAAATGGCAAGGATGTACATTTTCTACTGTTGGATCTCAAGGtgcttctaagtagagcttcaaaatgcaaaaaggagaaatgggagtgagaggAAAGTTGAAGAGCACAGCGCAAAAAACCCTGCAACACTCTCCAAAAATATAAatcaatttctgaaaaaaagagTAATGACAAACTGTGGCTTAGGGGCGCACTCAGGATTAAGCTATTTTCTTTTTAACAGCTtggtctcactctcatttcttctttttgcatttggaagCTCTCCTTAGAACTTCCTTGAGATCCACTAGTACAATATGTACCTTCTTAGCAAGTGTAACTTGAACTGAGAAACAAAAATGGCTGTTACGAAAagaatgcttgtttttttgtttctgtttgaaGAAAAATGTTCAATAAAAATCTAAGTGACAACCTGCTTCAGAGCACTCTTGCCCTCGGACTGGGCTGAACAATCCTAAGCACAGCCAAGATCGAAAAAAAAGTATGGAAATGTCCTTGAGTGGCCCAGCCAGACTCCAGACTTGAATCGTCCTGAACATCCCTGGAGAGATGCATACACGTGACACGTCCCATCCAACCTGATGAAGCCTTACAGGTGCTGCAAAAAGGAATGCCCAAAGACAGCTGTGCCAAGCTTGTGGCATCGTATTCCAAAAGACCTGAGGCTGTAAGAGCTGCCAAATGTGTATCAACAAAGTGCTgagcaaaggctgtgaatatTTATGCACATGTGATTTCTATTctgtttgctttttatttggaatACATTGCAAACATGGTTGACTTTATCGGCTGTTGTGTGTATAACTTGGAGGAAACATGCATCTATTTcacaaatgtggaaaaagtgctgGCAAAACTCTAGTTTGGCAGTCATAAACATTAGGCTGAAGATGTTCTGAAACTGCTGAAGATTATTGTTGGGGGTGACAAGGATGGAAAAAAGCGCAGATCAGAGGAACTGCCCGAGTTCGACATCATGGTAAGAGAATGAGATGGTTTGGCCATGTGAGAAAGAGGGATTGGGATTATACtggtagaaggatgctggagATGGGGCTGCCAGGGTAGAGAAGGAggggaagaccaaagaggataTTTCTAGATGTGGTTAGAGAGGACATGCAGGTGGCAGGCCTAAGAGGAAGATGGAAAGACGTGATCCGCTGTGCAAGTCCCTGATGGGACAAGCCCAGAGTAGTAGAAGAACCACATTGAACTTGTAGATCTCATTTCCTCAGCACAAACTCATGCCTTTGTGTCCACAGCAACACATGAAGAAGATGGTGTCCATGATCAGCTAAGAGGAAACATCCCACCACCTGGTGGTCCCACACTTTAGTGTGAGGCCCTGCTTCACATCCTGGCTCTTGGACTCTGTCTGGAGTAGAGATGATACTGCAGAAACGCCAAGATCTTCTTCCACGAGTCCTCCTGTGCGTCTGAGTGTGGTTTGGTTTGTCCGCCCCACAGTATGGACACTGCAGCACACCACCTTAATGAGTCTAAGCCATCATTTTAGACTAGAAAAGACCCTCGGTGTGACCTGTCCCACTCACCTTTGCCCTTTTTGCTGTCCCATATGAAGTTGGTGGCTCTGAAGTGAGGCGAATAGGGCGGCTCGATCAGGTGTCCAGTGTCAGGGTACTCCAGACGCGTCAACAGGTGATCTTTACCAACTGAACGCATCATCTGGAAAATCTGCCAAAAACCACAAAagtcaacaaaacaacaaatacagctTTGGTTGGAACT contains:
- the c15h12orf56 gene encoding LOW QUALITY PROTEIN: uncharacterized protein C12orf56 homolog (The sequence of the model RefSeq protein was modified relative to this genomic sequence to represent the inferred CDS: inserted 2 bases in 1 codon; deleted 2 bases in 1 codon; substituted 1 base at 1 genomic stop codon), translating into MRPIEPEVYLQIHVYEPFVMVSRTLNKVYMHAVLSNERVYVTEYLPLPSALGACVKSCKKNLIKDLPDFLRGEQSQHIRIIYVHATPPAHIKQDETLVPPNTETLDAPHPLTKQQRVVQAVKKVGRALSHWLNRDHVTVSRRGTDEEEQAELHLFTISHSSKLDLHLHSCWNMFIMELNAAVRRHVALPGIFWRCGEMCDFLVESLEECLCGRPTIDQLLLSTLIVQTLAIMFQETDTEAARLSMLSTKKGARASRILLALVCDPEVSSRNTSQVNQARRHVIXLKVQTTFLKASFGVEDTFCMSAGRYKSCRTILTCRPFLTSQACQVALVVSDRRSPLSPLQSVLLFQRCRLLLAFLQHSXLAQHLRAHVMEEFRYFVKLSCVQEKLPPHYLISRTTLHMLQELVTFILHTLPASDSQHMKKMVSMIS